One Pseudomonadota bacterium genomic window carries:
- the thpR gene encoding RNA 2',3'-cyclic phosphodiesterase, with protein MRLFVGLPLPEDVRERLAGLCAGVPGARWVQPDMFHLTLRFIGEVDGGWFDDIDAALRTVAPPAFELNLLGVGHWERKGKATTLWAGVEKNAALVRLRDKVESALVRLGLEPEGRKYAPHVTLARLYDATPGRVVHFLADHGLFRTRPLPVESFALFSSFLSHGGAIYTPEAEYPLVLPHAA; from the coding sequence ATGCGTCTCTTTGTCGGTCTCCCGCTCCCCGAGGACGTGCGCGAGCGTTTGGCGGGGTTGTGCGCCGGCGTGCCCGGCGCGCGCTGGGTCCAGCCTGACATGTTCCACCTGACGCTGCGCTTCATCGGCGAGGTGGATGGCGGCTGGTTCGATGACATCGACGCGGCGCTCAGGACGGTGGCACCGCCGGCGTTCGAGCTGAACCTGCTCGGCGTCGGTCATTGGGAGCGCAAGGGCAAGGCTACGACCCTTTGGGCCGGCGTCGAAAAGAACGCCGCCCTGGTCCGGCTTCGCGACAAGGTCGAATCGGCGCTGGTCCGCCTCGGCCTCGAGCCGGAGGGCCGCAAATACGCCCCGCATGTGACCTTGGCGCGGCTGTACGACGCTACACCGGGCCGGGTCGTGCATTTCCTGGCCGATCACGGCCTGTTTCGCACGCGGCCCCTTCCGGTCGAGTCCTTCGCGCTGTTTTCCAGCTTCCTCTCCCATGGCGGCGCCATCTACACGCCGGAAGCGGAATACCCGCTGGTCCTGCCGCATGCCGCCTAG
- a CDS encoding mandelate racemase/muconate lactonizing enzyme family protein: MKIRNISCAMLGEYPVVRIATDAGLDGWGPVEHTKPYIKPYVEQFRPALIGLDPTDVERAMLKIRQRGAFKPYGASVSAVEIALWDLAGKAVGVPIYKLLGGKVRDRVRVYNGAVREPMKSFQPEDYAESVKRMKAAREGFTIVKQGIAFHSQMKRAVPNFHYGENRPSNFHGAIDRGLLTERGLKHIVACAEAMKEVLGDEIGLALDCGPGFTVPDAIRLARALEPLNLMWLEDMITGDYTQFVNADVYRDVTRSTSTPIHTGEQIYLRQNFKQLIEGHAVNVVGPDPCDVGGLAELKWVAEYADLHGILMAPHGTANGPLGLAALVQVSATLPDNYIAFEYPAAKQIWWYDVLVGLPDPIVKDGFIEVWDRPGLGVEFDVAKAKQHLAAEDKAFFD, translated from the coding sequence ATGAAGATCCGAAATATTTCCTGCGCCATGCTGGGCGAGTATCCCGTCGTGCGCATCGCAACCGACGCCGGCCTCGATGGCTGGGGGCCGGTGGAGCACACCAAGCCCTATATCAAGCCCTATGTGGAGCAGTTCCGGCCGGCGCTGATCGGCTTGGACCCGACCGATGTCGAGCGGGCGATGCTGAAGATCCGCCAGCGCGGCGCCTTCAAGCCCTATGGGGCGTCCGTGAGCGCCGTCGAGATCGCGCTGTGGGACCTGGCCGGCAAGGCGGTGGGAGTCCCGATATACAAGCTGCTCGGCGGTAAAGTTCGCGACCGCGTGCGCGTGTACAACGGTGCCGTCCGTGAGCCGATGAAATCCTTCCAGCCGGAGGACTACGCCGAGTCAGTCAAGCGCATGAAGGCGGCCCGGGAAGGCTTCACCATCGTCAAGCAGGGCATCGCCTTTCATAGCCAGATGAAGCGGGCAGTCCCGAACTTCCATTACGGAGAGAACCGTCCCAGCAACTTCCACGGGGCCATCGACCGCGGGCTGCTGACCGAGCGTGGCCTCAAGCACATCGTCGCCTGCGCGGAGGCGATGAAGGAGGTCCTCGGCGACGAGATCGGTTTGGCGCTCGACTGCGGTCCGGGCTTCACCGTGCCGGATGCCATCCGGCTGGCTCGGGCGCTCGAGCCCCTCAATCTCATGTGGCTGGAAGACATGATCACCGGCGACTACACGCAATTCGTCAATGCGGACGTCTACCGGGACGTCACCCGCAGCACCTCCACCCCGATCCACACCGGCGAGCAGATCTATCTTCGCCAAAACTTCAAGCAGCTCATCGAGGGTCACGCGGTCAACGTCGTGGGCCCGGATCCCTGCGACGTGGGCGGGCTGGCGGAGCTGAAATGGGTGGCGGAATACGCCGACCTGCACGGCATCCTGATGGCGCCCCATGGCACCGCCAACGGACCGCTCGGGCTGGCGGCCCTGGTCCAGGTCTCCGCCACGCTCCCCGACAACTACATCGCCTTCGAGTACCCGGCGGCCAAGCAAATATGGTGGTACGACGTCCTCGTGGGCTTGCCCGATCCGATCGTCAAGGACGGCTTCATCGAGGTTTGGGACCGGCCCGGCCTGGGGGTGGAGTTCGACGTGGCCAAGGCGAAGCAGCATCTCGCCGCCGAAGACAAGGCGTTCTTCGACTAA
- a CDS encoding NAD(P)-dependent oxidoreductase, with the protein MSPVTKVVITGAAGNLGSKLRRHFEQLGWSLALLDVSNAGDAAIEVADLAHWDERWVGRFAEADAVVHLAGDPSPSASWAAIQRLNIDLLFNVYEAAARQGARRLIFASSNWVVAGERFGEGPLREDAAPSPVNAYGASKLVGERLGRSYSERGSLSVICFRIGYCQRGVNEPGPRMGYGLWGQRMWLSDRDLCQGFEKAVLAPAQLRFAVLNLMSRNDGMRWDLDAARKSIGYVPLDRFTPIETDALKTQAAAAANAHVLATAANAFIQGQRW; encoded by the coding sequence GTGTCTCCCGTGACAAAAGTGGTGATCACCGGTGCCGCTGGAAATCTCGGCAGCAAGCTCAGGCGGCACTTCGAGCAGCTGGGCTGGTCCCTGGCCCTCCTCGATGTCAGCAACGCGGGCGACGCCGCCATCGAGGTGGCCGACCTCGCCCACTGGGACGAGCGCTGGGTCGGGCGCTTCGCCGAGGCGGATGCGGTCGTCCACCTTGCGGGCGATCCCAGCCCGAGCGCCAGCTGGGCTGCAATTCAGCGCCTCAACATCGATCTTCTTTTCAATGTGTACGAGGCAGCGGCGCGGCAGGGCGCGCGGCGGCTCATCTTCGCCAGCTCCAATTGGGTCGTGGCCGGCGAGCGGTTCGGCGAGGGACCGCTCCGGGAGGATGCAGCCCCCTCGCCGGTCAACGCCTATGGCGCCTCCAAGCTGGTGGGCGAGCGCCTGGGCCGATCCTACAGCGAGCGCGGCAGCCTCTCCGTCATCTGCTTTCGCATCGGCTACTGCCAGCGTGGCGTAAACGAGCCGGGTCCACGCATGGGCTATGGACTCTGGGGACAGCGGATGTGGCTCTCCGATCGGGACCTCTGCCAGGGCTTCGAGAAGGCGGTGCTGGCACCCGCCCAGCTCCGCTTCGCCGTGCTCAACCTCATGTCGCGAAACGACGGCATGCGCTGGGACCTGGACGCGGCCCGGAAATCGATCGGCTATGTTCCGCTCGACCGCTTCACTCCGATCGAGACGGATGCCCTCAAGACGCAAGCGGCGGCGGCGGCGAACGCCCATGTCCTCGCGACTGCGGCCAATGCCTTCATTCAGGGCCAGCGCTGGTGA
- a CDS encoding mandelate racemase/muconate lactonizing enzyme family protein, which yields MLRGFVEKCYGPGSGGVNEVASEVKKQGCSRPHDVGHGSETGRRGLSTIRDIQAFPVWVGFRNQLLVKVTTEDGLVGWGESGLSGRERAVMGAIEHYRELLIGRDARSIGALWQELYRSQYFEGGRVLTAAISAIDIALYDIKGKALNVPIYQLLGGKHRDRVPILASTASQPGPRMLEEAQEYAADGFPAIRLSRAEGHGESEAASVSEPWLAIAQTAPWMIRAREALGDGLVLGLDFHHRLSLTETASFCQKLPRGTLDFLEEPMRDETPEAYEALRRMTEIPFALGEEFASKWQALPYIERGIAQYMRLDVCNIGGFTEAMKVAGWCEAHYVDLLPHNPLGPICTMASIHLAAAVPNFTWLEYNQLKFRPPPPLELELFQGRAVPDGIHFPLPTGPGLGVVVNEKLLTEKAFQSWGPPVLRRRDGSFQNW from the coding sequence ATGCTCCGGGGTTTCGTCGAGAAATGCTACGGGCCCGGCTCGGGCGGCGTCAATGAAGTCGCTTCCGAGGTAAAGAAACAAGGATGCTCGCGTCCGCATGACGTGGGGCACGGAAGCGAGACGGGGAGGCGAGGCCTGAGCACCATCCGCGATATCCAGGCATTTCCCGTCTGGGTCGGCTTCCGCAATCAGTTGCTGGTCAAGGTGACCACCGAGGACGGGCTGGTCGGCTGGGGCGAATCCGGCCTCTCCGGACGCGAGCGCGCGGTCATGGGGGCGATCGAGCACTACCGCGAGCTGCTCATCGGGCGCGACGCCCGCAGCATCGGGGCCTTGTGGCAGGAGCTGTACCGCAGCCAGTATTTCGAGGGCGGAAGGGTGCTGACGGCGGCGATCTCGGCGATCGACATTGCCCTCTATGACATCAAAGGCAAGGCCCTCAACGTCCCCATCTACCAATTGCTGGGGGGCAAGCACCGCGACCGTGTGCCCATTCTCGCCAGCACCGCCTCGCAGCCCGGCCCGCGCATGCTGGAGGAAGCGCAGGAGTATGCGGCCGACGGCTTTCCGGCGATCCGCTTGAGCCGTGCCGAGGGGCATGGGGAGAGCGAGGCTGCGAGCGTGTCGGAACCTTGGCTCGCCATCGCGCAAACGGCACCCTGGATGATCCGCGCCAGGGAGGCGCTCGGCGATGGCTTGGTCCTCGGGCTCGATTTCCATCACCGGCTGTCTCTCACCGAGACCGCTAGCTTCTGCCAGAAACTGCCGCGCGGAACCCTGGACTTCCTCGAAGAGCCGATGCGCGACGAGACGCCGGAGGCCTATGAGGCGCTCCGACGGATGACCGAGATCCCGTTCGCGCTGGGCGAGGAGTTCGCCTCGAAATGGCAGGCGCTCCCCTATATCGAGCGCGGGATCGCCCAGTACATGCGCCTCGATGTCTGCAACATCGGCGGCTTTACCGAGGCGATGAAGGTGGCAGGCTGGTGCGAGGCGCATTATGTCGACCTGCTGCCGCACAATCCCTTGGGCCCGATCTGCACCATGGCCTCGATCCATCTCGCCGCCGCGGTGCCGAACTTCACCTGGCTCGAATACAACCAGCTCAAGTTTCGGCCGCCGCCGCCCCTCGAGCTCGAGCTGTTTCAGGGACGGGCCGTTCCCGACGGCATCCATTTTCCGCTGCCTACGGGTCCCGGGCTCGGCGTGGTCGTGAATGAAAAGCTGCTGACGGAGAAAGCGTTCCAGAGCTGGGGTCCGCCGGTGCTCCGCCGCCGCGATGGCTCGTTCCAGAACTGGTAG
- a CDS encoding ribonuclease activity regulator RraA, protein MIQTADIQRPPKDLVAALAAVGAATAAGELNRMGIRNAHICGPVPRTPGKAIAGPALTLQFMPKREDLYGEAEYTEPEKQLHRHALYHAQEGDIVVVDARGDMTSGVFGEMILTYFMGRGGAGVVIDGCIRDFPAAKDLDIGLWLRGTTPNFHTQTNIFPFAVNVPIACGNVLVMPGDIVIADDDGCVVVPIKLAPTLRERAGQHHEWEDFSRLRLSQGGDLRKYYPLSQEAEAEYREWRKKNPA, encoded by the coding sequence GTGATCCAGACAGCAGACATCCAGCGGCCGCCAAAGGACCTCGTCGCCGCGCTGGCGGCGGTCGGCGCCGCCACCGCCGCCGGCGAGCTCAACCGCATGGGCATCCGCAATGCGCATATCTGCGGTCCGGTTCCGCGCACCCCGGGAAAGGCCATCGCCGGCCCCGCGCTGACCCTGCAGTTCATGCCCAAGCGAGAGGATCTCTATGGCGAGGCCGAGTACACCGAGCCGGAGAAGCAGCTGCATCGGCACGCGCTCTATCATGCGCAGGAAGGCGACATCGTGGTCGTCGATGCCCGCGGCGACATGACCAGCGGCGTGTTCGGCGAGATGATACTGACCTATTTCATGGGCCGCGGCGGTGCGGGGGTCGTCATCGACGGCTGCATCCGCGACTTTCCCGCGGCGAAGGATCTGGACATCGGGCTGTGGTTGCGCGGCACGACCCCGAACTTCCATACCCAGACCAACATCTTCCCCTTCGCCGTCAACGTGCCGATCGCGTGCGGCAACGTGCTGGTGATGCCGGGGGACATCGTGATCGCCGACGACGACGGTTGCGTCGTGGTGCCGATCAAGCTGGCGCCCACCTTGCGGGAACGGGCCGGCCAGCATCACGAGTGGGAGGATTTTTCCAGGCTCAGGCTGTCGCAAGGGGGCGATCTCAGGAAATACTATCCGCTCTCCCAAGAGGCCGAGGCCGAATACCGGGAGTGGCGCAAGAAGAACCCGGCCTAG
- a CDS encoding sugar ABC transporter substrate-binding protein, with translation MSAASRATAQTAPLGVDAASWTPDYISSIAGTVEFDTAAECAKVVPLNYSGRVTYWYVGPNQASPQIEHQIDAEFWAAFSKTYPNIKVEKQNLDYNEMLNKTRTAALGNAAPMVAKFPILWGVEFAAKGHLKQLSPEDVGFQTSEFWPGAMKSVTWGGKTYGIPTNNETMALIWNASLFKEAGLEPEAPPATWDDLVVYSKQIKQKTGKNGYGLVARVNAGNTPFRFMPQCWAYGGGALDEAEGKPTYKSVYINNAGTKAALQASYDMYVRDKSVPTSALTNTQTENQDPFIAGQLAMMISHPSEYAAMLDRAKKATGEDKKIADGVVANMRYGLIPKGPARRAVVFGGSNAHVFNPNVVDGKLDLDAARALIAFATGPEWSTKLAWVSSNPGNVRGFRSKWMKQRLAEIKFLNVTTSMLPNGVPFPVVPESSEIMNIIVPNMLQNALTQKMTVAAAADDAAKQIKGILKDL, from the coding sequence TTGTCCGCCGCCTCACGGGCAACCGCGCAGACGGCGCCGCTCGGCGTCGATGCCGCGAGCTGGACGCCCGACTACATCTCCAGCATCGCCGGCACGGTGGAGTTCGACACCGCGGCGGAATGCGCCAAGGTGGTGCCGCTCAACTACTCCGGCCGGGTGACCTATTGGTATGTCGGGCCGAACCAGGCCTCCCCGCAGATCGAGCACCAGATCGATGCGGAGTTCTGGGCGGCCTTTTCCAAGACCTATCCCAACATCAAGGTCGAGAAGCAGAATCTCGACTACAACGAGATGCTCAACAAGACGCGGACCGCCGCCCTCGGCAATGCCGCGCCGATGGTCGCCAAGTTCCCGATCCTCTGGGGCGTGGAGTTCGCCGCCAAGGGGCATCTGAAGCAGCTGTCGCCGGAGGATGTCGGCTTCCAGACCAGCGAGTTCTGGCCGGGCGCGATGAAATCCGTCACCTGGGGCGGCAAGACCTACGGCATTCCGACCAACAACGAAACCATGGCGTTGATCTGGAATGCTTCCCTGTTCAAGGAGGCCGGCCTCGAGCCGGAAGCGCCGCCGGCGACCTGGGACGATCTCGTCGTCTATTCGAAGCAGATCAAGCAGAAGACCGGCAAGAACGGCTACGGCTTGGTCGCCCGCGTCAATGCCGGCAACACGCCGTTCCGGTTCATGCCGCAATGCTGGGCCTATGGCGGCGGCGCCTTGGACGAGGCGGAAGGGAAGCCGACCTACAAGTCGGTCTACATCAACAACGCCGGTACCAAGGCGGCTCTCCAGGCCTCCTACGACATGTATGTCCGCGACAAGTCGGTGCCGACCTCGGCCTTGACCAACACCCAGACCGAGAATCAGGATCCGTTCATCGCCGGGCAATTGGCAATGATGATCAGCCATCCGAGCGAATACGCAGCCATGCTCGATCGCGCCAAGAAGGCGACGGGCGAGGACAAGAAGATCGCCGATGGGGTGGTGGCCAACATGCGCTATGGCCTCATTCCGAAGGGACCGGCCCGGCGCGCTGTGGTCTTCGGCGGCTCCAACGCGCATGTCTTCAATCCGAACGTGGTCGACGGCAAGCTCGACCTCGACGCGGCCCGTGCGCTCATCGCGTTTGCGACCGGCCCGGAGTGGTCGACCAAGCTCGCCTGGGTCAGCTCGAACCCAGGCAATGTCCGGGGCTTCCGCTCGAAGTGGATGAAGCAGCGCCTGGCCGAGATCAAGTTCCTGAACGTGACGACCTCGATGCTGCCGAACGGCGTGCCGTTCCCGGTGGTGCCGGAGTCCTCCGAGATCATGAACATCATCGTGCCGAACATGCTGCAGAACGCGCTGACGCAGAAGATGACCGTGGCGGCCGCCGCCGACGATGCGGCCAAGCAGATCAAGGGGATTCTGAAAGACCTGTAG
- a CDS encoding sugar ABC transporter permease has translation MLLVIGYPVYFTVYLSFFDTPPSLSMDDKIFVGLDNYGRVLASESFREVTLNTMVWTLFSTLFAFILGFGAALALNRQFVGRGILRGILLIPYVISAVAAAYIWRWLYHSDFGVIGALSVALGLTDGQINFLDNVERVMASLIVVNVWKEFSFAMIMMLAGLQTVPDQLHRAAQVDGASPWQRFWHVTVPHLKGVTLVTVLLLLVANLNSFTIPYIMTGGGPAGASEIWITQIYQLAFGRIRFGLASAYSVILFIVMMTLGYFYVRALTRGDERGAG, from the coding sequence ATGCTGCTGGTGATCGGCTATCCGGTCTACTTCACCGTCTACCTCTCCTTCTTCGATACGCCGCCCAGTCTCTCCATGGACGACAAGATCTTCGTCGGCCTCGACAACTACGGCCGTGTGCTCGCCAGCGAGAGCTTCCGCGAGGTGACGCTGAACACGATGGTGTGGACCTTGTTTTCGACCCTCTTCGCCTTCATCCTCGGCTTCGGCGCGGCCTTGGCGCTCAATCGGCAGTTCGTCGGCCGGGGCATCTTGCGCGGCATCCTGTTGATCCCCTACGTCATCAGCGCGGTCGCCGCCGCCTATATCTGGCGCTGGCTCTACCACAGCGATTTCGGCGTCATCGGCGCCTTGTCGGTGGCTCTCGGCCTCACCGACGGGCAGATCAACTTCCTCGACAATGTCGAGCGGGTGATGGCCTCGCTGATCGTGGTCAATGTCTGGAAGGAGTTCTCCTTCGCCATGATCATGATGCTGGCAGGCCTGCAGACGGTGCCCGATCAGCTGCACCGGGCGGCCCAGGTCGACGGCGCCAGCCCCTGGCAGCGCTTCTGGCACGTGACCGTTCCGCATCTGAAGGGTGTGACCTTGGTGACCGTGCTCCTTCTGCTGGTCGCCAATCTCAATTCCTTCACCATTCCCTACATCATGACCGGCGGCGGTCCGGCGGGCGCCTCGGAGATCTGGATCACCCAGATCTATCAGCTGGCCTTCGGGCGCATCCGCTTCGGGCTGGCTTCGGCCTATTCCGTCATCCTCTTCATCGTGATGATGACCTTGGGCTATTTCTACGTGCGCGCGCTGACGCGTGGCGACGAGCGGGGTGCAGGATGA
- a CDS encoding carbohydrate ABC transporter permease — protein MSVAAPAQTAFDRGRPKRRRMTDGWSIAGAVLLGFLTLFAILPMVWMLLTSLKTQFAAVQYPPVWFPKTVTFDQYWRLLSPTSEVGRDFLRYLLNSIWVSTATTVLGVVVAVPAAYAFSRFRFPGRHLLFYSVLLRNMFPAVVFLMPLFIMMRWLRLVNTEASLILTYLTFGLPLSIWLLKGFYDNIPVELEQAARIDGASRFQAFIQVVMPLSSPGIIATAIYSFILAWNEYVYALTFLNDKSKLTLSVGLQRFFTEYATNWPGLMAASFIMSVPVVVAFLILQKYFVRALTEGAIKA, from the coding sequence ATGAGCGTTGCCGCTCCGGCCCAAACCGCGTTCGACCGCGGGCGCCCGAAGCGGCGCCGCATGACCGACGGCTGGAGCATCGCCGGGGCGGTGCTCCTCGGTTTCCTCACCCTCTTCGCCATTCTGCCGATGGTCTGGATGCTGCTGACGTCGTTGAAGACGCAGTTCGCCGCCGTCCAGTATCCGCCGGTCTGGTTCCCCAAGACGGTAACCTTCGACCAGTACTGGCGCCTGTTGTCGCCCACGAGCGAGGTCGGTCGGGATTTTCTCCGCTACCTCCTCAACAGCATTTGGGTCTCCACCGCTACGACCGTGCTCGGTGTCGTCGTCGCCGTGCCGGCCGCCTATGCCTTCTCCCGGTTCCGCTTCCCCGGACGCCATCTGCTGTTCTACTCGGTGCTGCTGCGCAACATGTTCCCGGCGGTGGTTTTCCTGATGCCGCTTTTCATCATGATGCGCTGGCTGCGCCTGGTGAACACCGAGGCCTCGCTGATCCTCACATACCTCACCTTCGGCCTGCCCTTGTCGATCTGGCTCTTGAAGGGCTTCTACGACAACATCCCGGTCGAGCTGGAGCAGGCGGCGCGGATCGATGGGGCATCCCGCTTCCAGGCCTTCATCCAGGTGGTGATGCCGTTGTCCTCGCCCGGGATCATCGCCACCGCCATCTATTCGTTCATTCTCGCCTGGAACGAGTACGTCTATGCGCTGACCTTCCTCAACGACAAGAGCAAGCTCACGCTCTCGGTCGGCCTGCAGCGCTTCTTCACCGAATACGCGACCAACTGGCCGGGACTGATGGCCGCCTCGTTCATCATGAGTGTGCCGGTGGTCGTGGCCTTCCTCATCCTGCAGAAGTATTTCGTGCGCGCGCTGACCGAAGGCGCGATCAAGGCTTAG
- a CDS encoding ABC transporter ATP-binding protein has product MAEVVLRDVVKTYGSFHAVDHVSLTVADGEFVALVGPSGCGKTTTLNLVAGLIELSDGDIFIGDRLVNDLDPKDRDVAMVFQNYALYPNKTVFKNLAFPLKMRKMANSEIEQKVREAAKVLDIGHLLERRPRELSGGQQQRVALGRALVRDPRVFLMDEPLSNLDAKLRVQMRAELKRFHQDLKATVIYVTHDQLEAVTMADRMAVMNGGVLQQYDTPERVFESPVNIFVAGFIGSPPMNLLNAKVVGNAASAALESEDGWRYALSPANARKALASTSGEVVLGARHSTIRLHKEATPGTIAGRVYTVEPTGDITYAHVSLGSAIIIVSVAPDVRLSSDDQVWIEFHKEKLHLFDRKTGQVLSQA; this is encoded by the coding sequence ATGGCAGAAGTCGTGCTGCGTGACGTGGTCAAGACCTATGGCAGCTTCCATGCCGTCGATCACGTATCGCTGACGGTGGCGGATGGCGAGTTCGTGGCCCTGGTGGGCCCGTCCGGCTGCGGCAAGACGACGACCCTCAATCTCGTCGCCGGCTTGATCGAACTCAGCGACGGCGACATCTTCATCGGCGACCGGCTGGTCAACGACCTCGATCCCAAGGATCGCGACGTCGCCATGGTCTTCCAGAACTACGCGCTCTACCCCAACAAGACGGTGTTCAAGAACCTCGCCTTTCCCTTGAAGATGCGGAAGATGGCGAATTCCGAGATCGAGCAGAAGGTGAGGGAAGCCGCCAAGGTTCTCGACATCGGGCATCTCTTGGAGCGCCGCCCGCGTGAGCTTTCCGGCGGCCAGCAGCAGCGTGTGGCGCTCGGCCGCGCGCTGGTCCGCGATCCGCGCGTCTTCCTCATGGATGAGCCCTTGTCGAACCTGGATGCGAAGCTGAGAGTGCAGATGCGCGCCGAGCTGAAACGCTTTCACCAGGATCTGAAGGCAACCGTCATCTACGTGACCCATGACCAGCTCGAGGCCGTGACCATGGCCGACCGGATGGCGGTGATGAATGGCGGGGTCCTGCAGCAATACGACACCCCCGAGCGGGTGTTCGAGTCCCCGGTCAACATCTTCGTCGCAGGCTTCATCGGCAGCCCGCCGATGAATCTCCTGAATGCCAAGGTCGTCGGCAACGCCGCCAGTGCCGCCCTGGAGAGCGAGGATGGCTGGCGCTACGCGTTGTCGCCGGCGAACGCGCGAAAGGCGCTGGCCTCCACCTCCGGCGAGGTCGTCCTTGGCGCCAGGCACAGCACGATCCGGCTCCACAAAGAGGCAACGCCCGGCACGATTGCGGGCCGCGTCTACACGGTCGAGCCGACCGGGGATATCACCTATGCGCATGTCTCGCTCGGCTCGGCTATCATCATCGTGAGCGTCGCTCCCGATGTGCGCTTGAGCTCGGATGACCAGGTTTGGATCGAGTTCCATAAGGAAAAGCTGCATCTCTTCGATCGCAAGACCGGTCAGGTCTTGTCCCAGGCTTGA